A genome region from Gambusia affinis linkage group LG24, SWU_Gaff_1.0, whole genome shotgun sequence includes the following:
- the LOC122827152 gene encoding histone deacetylase 4-like isoform X4 — MVDINSALPLRLPPAAIPMDLRVDHHHQQQQVSSLSPPGQLSPSSLGGSGGGGGGGGGGVVAASVREQQLQQELLALKQKQQIQRQILIAEFQRQHEQLSRQHEAQLQEHIKQQQELLALKHQQELLEHQRKMENHRLEQELEKQQREQKLQLLKNKERGQESAVASTEVKMRLQEFVLNKKKALAQRSLNQGGLPNDAPYWYRKTQHSSLDQSSPPQTAVSTYNHPVLGVYNPRDDFPLRKTASEPNLKLRSRLKQKVSERRSSPLLRRRDSPITTAKKRSLDMADSACSSAPGSGPSSPNNSSNNIPNENGITVSVSNNMEASLAQRLCGGDQGSLNQLSLYTSPSLPNITLGLPATATATAASNVTSAQQDAGLQPALSLSPPFLSGGHLSPYLADGLSGGHGAHSPLLQHMVLMEQSPAQSPLVTGVSGMSMSSASMAKLQRQHRPLGRTQSAPLPQGSAAQAHAQALALQQLVVQQQHQQFLEKHKQQFQQQQLHLNKMMGKPGESPVGRQHQSHPEETEEELREHQDAGALPPGVTIKQEPPDPQELQELQEEALQQHREREQELLFRQQALLLEQQRIHQLRNYQASMEAAGMSVSFPGHRPLSRAQSSPASASSFSISVPTQDPPVKPRFTTGLVYDSLMQKHQCMCGNTNSHPEHAGRIQSIWSRLQETGLRAQCECIRGRKATLEELQTVHSEAHVLLYGTNPLRQKLDCSITPMFVRLPCGGVGVDSDTIWNEVHSSSAARLAVGSVVELVFKVATGELKNGFAVVRPPGHHAEESTPMGFCYFNSVAIAAKLLQQRLSVSKILIVDWDVHHGNGTQQAFYDDPNVLYMSIHRYDDGNFFPGSGAPDEVGSGPGVGFNVNVAFTGGLDPPMGDAEYLAAFRSAVMPIADEFAPDIVLVSSGFDAVEGHPPPLGGYTLTSKCFGYLTRQLMTLAGGRVVLALEGGHDLTAICDASEACVAALLGQELDPLPKAVLEQRPNPNAVRSLEKVVETHSKYWRSVHRYSSRLGLSLLEAKRGDSEEAEAVNAMASLSVANTNTMDQSRAEEEPMEEEAPL; from the exons TGGACATTAACTCTGCGCTGCCCCTGCGTCTGCCCCCTGCTGCCATCCCCATGGACCTGCGCGTGGatcaccaccaccagcagcagcaggtgtcGTCGCTCTCCCCGCCGGGCCAGCTCTCGCCCAGCTCCCTGGGAGGATCGGGTGGCGGTGgcggtggcggcggcggcggcgtggTGGCGGCCTCGGTGCgcgagcagcagctgcagcaggagctgctggccctgaagcagaagcagcagatcCAGAGGCAGATCCTGATCGCCGAGTTCCAGCGGCAGCACGAGCAGCTGTCCCGCCAGCATGAGGCCCAGCTCCAGGAGCACATTAAG cagcaacaggagcTGCTGGCCCTGAAGCACcagcaggagctgctggagcacCAGAGGAAGATGGAGAACCACCGGCTGGAGCAGGagctggagaagcagcagagggagcagaagctgcagctgctgaagaaCAAGGAGCGGGGCCAGGAGA GCGCTGTGGCCAGCACCGAGGTGAAGATGCGTCTGCAGGAGTTCGTCCTGAACAAGAAAAAGGCGCTTGCCCAGCGGAGCCTCAACCAGGGCGGCCTCCCCAACGACGCCCCCTACTGGTACCG AAAAACCCAGCATAGCTCTCTGGACCAGAGCTCGCCTCCACAGACCGCAGTGTCCACCTACAATCACCCGGTGCTGGGCGTCTACAACCCTCGGGACGACTTCCCGCTGCGGAAAACCG CCTCGGAGCCCAACCTGAAGCTGCGCTCCCGGCTGAAGCAGAAAGTGAGCGAGCGCCGCAGCAGCCCGCTGCTCCGCCGCAGAGACAGCCCCATCACTACGGCCAAGAAGCGCTCCCTCGACATGGCGG ACTCTGCATGCAGCAGCGCCCCCGGCTCCGGCCCCAGCTCCCCAAacaacagctccaacaacaTCCCCAACGAGAACGGCATCACTGTGTCCGTCTCCAACAACATGGAG GCGTCTCTGGCCCAGCGGCTGTGCGGCGGCGATCAGGGCTCCCTCAACCAGCTGTCCCTCTACACCTCGCCGTCCCTCCCCAACATCACCCTGGGGCTGCCGGCCACTGCCACCGCCACCGCCGCCTCCAAT GTGACTTCCGCTCAGCAGGATGCAGGCCTGCAGCCGGCCCTCTCCCTCAGCCCCCCCTTCCTGTCCGGCGGCCATTTGAGCCCCTACCTTGCGGATGGCTTGTCAGGCGGCCACGGCGCTCACAGCCCCCTGCTGCAGCACATGGTTCTGATGGAGCAGAGTCCCGCTCAGAGCCCTCTGGTGACAG GCGTAAGCGGCATGTCCATGTCGTCGGCCTCCATGGCCAAGCTGCAGCGGCAGCACCGGCCCCTGGGGCGGACCCAGTCGGCGCCGCTGCCCCAGGGGAGCGCCGCCCAGGCCCACGCTCAGGCCCTGGCCCTGCAGCAGCtggtggtgcagcagcagcaccagcagttCCTGGAGAAGCACAAGCAGCagttccagcagcagcagctccacctcAACAAG ATGATGGGGAAGCCTGGCGAGTCGCCAGTGGGGCGGCAGCACCAGAGCCACCCGgaggagacggaggaggagctgagggAGCACCAGGAcgccggggccctgccaccgggGGTCACCATCAAGCAGGAGCCGCCGGACCcgcaggagctgcaggagctgcaggaggaggcaCTGCAGCAGCACCGCGAGCGGGAGCAGGAGCTGCTCTTCAGACAG CAGGCTCTGCTGTTGGAGCAGCAGCGGATCCACCAGCTGAGGAACTACCAGGCGTCCATGGAGGCCGCCGGCATGTCCGTGTCCTTCCCTGGACACAGACCCCTGTCCAGGGCGCAGTCGTCTCCGGCCTCGGCGTCGTCCTTCTCCATCAGCGTCCCCACGCAGGATCCTCCTGTCAAGCCTCGCTTCACCACAG GCCTGGTGTACGACTCCCTGATGCAGAAGCACCAGTGCATGTGTGGAAACACCAACAGCCACCCGGAGCACGCCGGGCGCATCCAGAGCATCTGGTCCCGGCTGCAGGAGACCGGACTCCGAGCTCAGTGCGAG TGTATCCGTGGGAGGAAGGccactctggaggagctgcagacggTCCACTCTGAAGCCCACGTCCTGCTGTACGGAACCAACCCACTCCGGCAGAAACTCGACT GTTCCATAACGCCCATGTTCGTTCGGCTGCCGTGCGGAGGAGTGGGG GTGGACAGCGACACCATCTGGAACGAGGTCCACTCGTCCAGCGCGGCGCGGCTCGCCGTCGGCTCCGTCGTGGAGCTGGTCTTCAAGGTGGCAACCGGAGAACTAAAG AACGGTTTTGCGGTGGTCCGCCCTCCTGGACACCACGCCGAGGAAAGCACTCCCAT GGGCTTCTGCTACTTCAACTCGGTGGCCATCGCGGCcaaactgctgcagcagagactcAGCGTCAGTAAGATCCTCATCGTGGACTGG GATGTTCACCATGGCAACGGCACCCAGCAGGCCTTCTACGACGACCCTAATGTCCTCTACATGTCTATCCATCGCTACGACGACGGCAACTTTTTTCCAGGAAGTGGAGCACCCGATGAG GTGGGGAGCGGTCCAGGGGTGGGGTTTAACGTCAACGTGGCCTTCACCGGAGGCCTGGACCCCCCCATGGGAGACGCAGAGTACCTCGCTGCCTTCAG GTCTGCGGTGATGCCGATAGCCGACGAGTTCGCCCCGGACATCGTGCTGGTCTCCTCCGGCTTCGACGCCGTGGAGGGACACCCCCCACCGCTGGGCGGCTACACCCTGACCTCCAAAT GTTTTGGGTATCTGACCAGACAGCTGATGACCCTCGCTGGAGGCCGGGTGGTCCTGGCGTTGGAGGGAGGTCACGACCTCACAGCGATCTGTGACGCCTCTGAGGCCTGCGTGGCCGCCCTGCTTGGACAGGAG